A window of Aromatoleum bremense genomic DNA:
GAACGCACCGCTGCAATCGTCAGCACGATGCGCCGAGGCAACCGTGCGGCAATACTCGTCGTAGCCGCGGTCACGAAATGCCGCGAGGTAATTGGCGACCGGATCGACGCTGCCGGCGAGCTTCGGGTACCAGTGGTAGCCGCCCAATACCTCGTCCGCCCCCTGCCCGCTCTGCACGACCTTCGAATGGCGCGACACCGCCTCCGACAGCAGGAAGAAGCCGATGCAGTCATGACTCACCATCGGTTCGCTCATCGCCGCGACCGCCTCCGGCAGCCGCGCGAGGAGCTCCGCCTCGGACACGAAGATGCGTTCGTGGATCGTGCCGAAACGCCCGGCGACGATGTCGGCATATTCGAACTCGTTGCCCTTTTCCCCGCCGACGTCCTCGAAGCCAACGTTGTAGGTCCGCAGGCTCTGCACACCGGCCTCTGCCATCAGCCCGACGATCAGGCTCGAATCGACGCCGCCCGACAGCAGCGCGCCGACCGGTACGTCCGCAACCAGGCGCCGACCGACCGCACTGCGCAAGCCATCAAGCAGAATTTCCGTCCATTCCTCGAAGCTGCGCCTCGCGTCGCCCGGGTCGTGCGAGTAGGCCAGCGACCAGTAGCTGTGTTCGCTGCGGCGCCCGTCCGCGTCGACCGTCATCAGCGTCGCGGGCGGCAGCTTGCGCACGCCGGCGAGAATCGTGTGCGGCGCCGGCACGACCGCATGGAACGAGAGGTAGTGGTTCAACGCCACCGCGTCGACCGTGGTGTCGACGCCGCCGGCGGCAATGAGCGCCGGCAGGCTCGACGCGAAGCGCAGCAGGCCGGGCTGTGCGCTGTAGTAGAGCGGCTTGATGCCGAGCCGGTCGCGACCGAGCACGACACGGCCGCTGTCGCGCTCCCAGACCGCGAACGCGAACATGCCGTTGAGCCGCTGCACGAAATCCTGCCCCCACGCGTGGTAGGCCTTCAGCAGGACTTCCGTGTCGCCGGTCGAGTAGAACCGGTAGCCGAGGGTCTCGAGCTCGCGGCGCAGCGTGACGTGATTATAGATCGCCCCATTGAAGACGATCCCCAGGCCGAGGGCCGGGTCGAACATCGGCTGCTGCGCCGATTCAGACAGGTCGATGATCTTCAGCCGGCGGTGGCCGAAGCCGACCGCGCCCTGCACGAACACGCCGCCGCTGTCAGGACCGCGCACGCGCTGCCGCGCATTCATGCGGTCCAGCGCCGCCACATCGGGCGACTGCCCATCGAATCTGACTTCACCTGCAATACCGCACATGTCTTGTCCCTCCTTCGTCCGCGTGGATCGGCTCTCACCGTCCGGGTGCCTGGAGGCGCCCCTCGACGGCACGGCAGCGGATCACGCGGTCCATTCAGTCCGGGGCTTCGCCACCCGCGACCGAAACCTCGTATCGGGAAGCAAGGATCGGGATCTCCGGCAGCCCTGGAGGTTGAGTGTGACGAAGCGCCGGGTCGGGCGTTTCCCGCTCCAGCGCCGCTCTCCGGCACGGAAGTGGAGGCCATTATAGCAAATTGCTTTTGCGCAAATATTTATGCGGAAATGATCGCGTGCGTGGCTTGCAGATTTTCGCGCCGCGGCGCGCTGCTGGCGCCTTGCCGCGGGACGGACGTCAGGACGATGTCCTGCGTGTCGCCAGGAGGCTGACGACGACGCTCGATCCGATGAAGGAGTCCGTCGTGACGGCGAAGATGGCCGGAATGGAGTCAACCGCGAACACCAGGTCGGACGCTCTCCCTGCCCTAGCGCCGCACATTACCCCGCGCCTCACCGGTGCTTCACTGGTTCTTCTCGCAGTTGATCATCCACGGTACGCCGAAGCGATCGACGCACATGCCGAAGCGCGCCGCCCAGAACGTCTGTGCCAGCGGCATCTGCACCGTGCCGCCTTCGGCCAGCGCCCTGAAGATGCGTTCGGCCTCGGCGATGGAGTCGACGTTCAGCGACACCGCGCAGCCGTGGATGCCTTCGTACGGGTGCTCGGGAGTCGTGTCCGAACCCATCAGCACCTGGTCGCCGATCGCCAGGCGTGCATGCATGATCCGCTCACGCTGCTCCGGCGTCAGCACCTCGTCGCACTGGGGCGCTTCACCGAAGCGGGCCAACGCCGTCACGGTGCCGCCAAGACAATCGGCATAGAAGTGGAAAGCGGCCTCGCACTGGCCATCGAACGTCAGATAGGGGTTGAGTAGCATCGCGTGCTCCTTTGGCAAGTCGGAGTTTGACTGTCGGGTGCGGACTCGGCGCCGGAGACCTCCGCCGCCTGGTTTTCATCGTAGTACAACACTGGAGCCCCGCATTCGACCGCACCGGCCGGTCCGGCGTGGAACGGGCGTGCGCGATCCATCAAACCAAGCAGAACGCCCCTGCCCGGTCTCCCGGGCAGGGGCGTTCTGGTGAAGCGACCGGTCAGGCGAACCCGATCGGCCCGCCTTCCTCCATCAGACCGTGACGGTGTCGGCCACGCTCTTGAACTCGGCGATCTGATCGAAGTTCATGTAGCGGTAGACGTCCTTCGCCTTGGCGTTGACCACTGCCACCTGCGACATGTACTCCGCGACCGTCGGGATCTTGCCCATCAGGGCGCACACCGCCGCGAGCTCGGCCGAGCCGAGATAGACACGCGTGTCGATGCCCAGGCGGTTCGGGAAGTTGCGCGTCGAGGTCGACATCGCGGTCGAGCCCTTGCGCACCTGCGCCTGGTTGCCCATGCACAGCGAGCAGCCCGGCATTTCCATACGGGCGCCGGACTTGCCGAGCACCGAGTAGTAGCCTTCCTCGTTGAGCACCATCGCGTCCATCTTCGTCGGCGGGGCGATCCACAGGCGCGTCGGGATGTCGGACTTGCCGTCGAGCACCTTGCCGGCGGCGCGGAAGTGGCCGATGTTGGTCATGCACGAGCCGATGAAGACTTCGTCGATCTTGTCGCCGGCGACTTCGGACAGCAGCTTGACATCATCCGGGTCGTTCGGGCAGGCGACGATCGGCTCCTTGATGTCGGCGAGATCGATCTCGATCACCGCCGCGTAGTCGGCGTCGGCGTCGCCGTTCAGCAGCTGCGGGTCGGCAATCCAGCTTTCCATCGCCTTGATGCGGCGGCCGAGCGTGCGCTTGTCCTCGTAGCCGTTGGCGATCATCCACTTCATCAACGTGATGTTCGAG
This region includes:
- a CDS encoding N-acetylglutaminylglutamine amidotransferase; protein product: MCGIAGEVRFDGQSPDVAALDRMNARQRVRGPDSGGVFVQGAVGFGHRRLKIIDLSESAQQPMFDPALGLGIVFNGAIYNHVTLRRELETLGYRFYSTGDTEVLLKAYHAWGQDFVQRLNGMFAFAVWERDSGRVVLGRDRLGIKPLYYSAQPGLLRFASSLPALIAAGGVDTTVDAVALNHYLSFHAVVPAPHTILAGVRKLPPATLMTVDADGRRSEHSYWSLAYSHDPGDARRSFEEWTEILLDGLRSAVGRRLVADVPVGALLSGGVDSSLIVGLMAEAGVQSLRTYNVGFEDVGGEKGNEFEYADIVAGRFGTIHERIFVSEAELLARLPEAVAAMSEPMVSHDCIGFFLLSEAVSRHSKVVQSGQGADEVLGGYHWYPKLAGSVDPVANYLAAFRDRGYDEYCRTVASAHRADDCSGAFVAAHFDLPGAIDPVDKALRIDTTVMLVDDPVKRVDNMTMAFGLEARVPFLDHELVELAARIPARHKLAHGGKGVLKEAARQVIPSAVIDRPKGYFPVPGLKYLQGPVLERVRDALTNRAARERGLFRREYADMLLADPGAHITPLRGSKLWQLGLLEWWLQTHVR
- a CDS encoding VOC family protein, producing MLLNPYLTFDGQCEAAFHFYADCLGGTVTALARFGEAPQCDEVLTPEQRERIMHARLAIGDQVLMGSDTTPEHPYEGIHGCAVSLNVDSIAEAERIFRALAEGGTVQMPLAQTFWAARFGMCVDRFGVPWMINCEKNQ